GCCATAGGCCTTGCGGGTGATCACCGTGATCTTGGGCACCGTCGCTTCCCCGTAGGCGAAGAGCAATTTGGCGCCGTGGGTGATGATGCCGCCATGCTCCTGCGCGACGCCCGGCAGGAAGCCCGGCACGTCGACGAAGGTGACGATCGGGATCTCGAAAGCGTCGCAGAAGCGCACGAAGCGCGCCGCCTTGCGCGATGAAGCGATGTCGAGCACGCCGGCCAGCGCCATCGGCTGGTTGGCGACGATGCCGACGGTGCGGCCTTCGATGCGGCCGAAGCCGATGATGATGTTGCCCGCGAAATGCGGCTGGAGCTCGAAGAAATCGCCCTCGTCGACGGTCTTGGCGATCAGCTCGTGCATATCGTAAGGCAGGTTGGCCGACGCCGGGACCAGCGTGTCGAGGCTCGGCTCCAGCCGATCCCAGGGATCGTCGGTCGGCCGCTCTGGCGCGCCGGTGCGGTTGCTCTCGGGCAGGAAGTCGATGAAGTCGCGCGCCGCGAGTAGCGCCTCGACGTCATTCTCGAACGCGACGTCCGCCACGCCCGATTTGGTGGTGTGGGCGACCGCGCCGCCCAGTTCGTCCTGGGTCACCACCTCGTTGGTGACCGTCTTCACCACCTCCGGGCCGGTGATGAACATGTAGGACGAATCCTTCACCATGAAGATGAAGTCGGTCATCGCCGGCGAATAGACCGCGCCGCCCGCGCAGGGGCCCATGATCAGGCTGAGCTGCGGCACCACGCCCGAAGCCAGCACGTTGCGCTGGAACACCTCGGCATAGCCGCCGAGCGAGGCGACGCCCTCCTGGATGCGCGCGCCGCCGCTGTCGTTGAGGCCGATCACCGGCGCGCCGACCTTCAGCGCCATATCCATGATCTTGCAGATCTTCTGGGCGTGCCGTTCGGACAGCGAGCCACCGAACACGGTGAAATCCTGGCTGAACACGAAGACCAGCCGGCCGTTGATCGTGCCGGAGCCGGTGACCACCCCGTCGCCGGCGATGTGGGTCTCGTCCATACCGAAATCGACGCAATTATGCTCGACGAACATGTCGAGCTCCTCGAACGAATTCTCGTCGAGGAGAATGTCCAGCCGTTCCCGCGCGGTCAGCCTGCCCTTGGCATGCTGCGCATCGATCCGGCGCTGACCGCCGCCCAGCTTCGCCTCGGCACGTCTCTGTTCGAGCTTCTCGAGGATCGTAGGCATCGCTCTCCTTTCTGGGCGGCGGTGGTGAAACGGCCACTGCCCGGTCGCGCGACGGGAGGCAAATGTGGTTTTGTAAAGTTGCGAACACTCGATTTGTAAAATATGCGGAGACGATGCCCCGTTCCCTTCGCCCTCTTTATGCCGGAGCGCGCGTTCGCGAATTGCGCGGGCGGTTGCGGATCAGCCAATCGGCGATGGCGCAACGGCTCGGCATCTCGATCAGCTACCTCTCTCAGATCGAGACCGATGGTCGTCCGCTCACCGCGGCCGTATCGCTGGCGCTGGCTGCGGCCTTCCCGTCGGACTGGACCGGCG
This genomic window from Sphingomonas abietis contains:
- a CDS encoding acyl-CoA carboxylase subunit beta, with amino-acid sequence MPTILEKLEQRRAEAKLGGGQRRIDAQHAKGRLTARERLDILLDENSFEELDMFVEHNCVDFGMDETHIAGDGVVTGSGTINGRLVFVFSQDFTVFGGSLSERHAQKICKIMDMALKVGAPVIGLNDSGGARIQEGVASLGGYAEVFQRNVLASGVVPQLSLIMGPCAGGAVYSPAMTDFIFMVKDSSYMFITGPEVVKTVTNEVVTQDELGGAVAHTTKSGVADVAFENDVEALLAARDFIDFLPESNRTGAPERPTDDPWDRLEPSLDTLVPASANLPYDMHELIAKTVDEGDFFELQPHFAGNIIIGFGRIEGRTVGIVANQPMALAGVLDIASSRKAARFVRFCDAFEIPIVTFVDVPGFLPGVAQEHGGIITHGAKLLFAYGEATVPKITVITRKAYGGAYDVMASKHLRGDLNYAWPSAEIAVMGAKGAVEIIFRGRTADEIAARTAEYERRFANPFVAASKGFVDEIIMPHSTRRRIALGLRKLRNKSLENPWKKHDNIPL